In Actinomadura luteofluorescens, the sequence CCGGTAGCGCCCTGCGGCGGTCGGGGTCTCCACGTCTCCCAATCATGAATGACGGACGAGGGCCTGCGCAGTGGCTTTGGGTGAAGGATCAGAAGCGAAACGTGGCCGCGGAGCCTGGCCGCGGAGCGTGGAATGCGCCTTCCCGGCGCGGCGTTGTACGGGCCGGATAATGGATCGCCCCACGCGGTGCGTTCCGGCTACGGTGCGAAGGTTGTGGGGTCAGTGAGGCCCGGGGGGCCTGGAACCCTATCCTTGTCGATGGTTATGGGGACGAGTGTGGAATCGCCGCTCGCCGGCCTGCGCGCGCGCCTGCCGCAGTTGATGGTGCGCGACCAGCACCGGCTGCGCCGCAGGATCGACGGCGTCCAGAAGATGCGGGACGCCGGGCGCCGGGCCAGGGTCGCCGAGGAGATCGCCGCCGAGGTCGAGACCGCCGAGCGGCGGGTCGAGCGGCGGCGCCTCGCCGTGCCCGCGATCACCTATCCGGCGCAGCTGCCGGTGTCGCAGAAGAAGGACGACATCCTCGCCGCGATCCGCGACCACCAGGTCGTGATCGTCGCGGGCGAGACCGGCTCCGGCAAGACCACCCAGATCCCCAAGATCTGCCTCGAACTGGGCCGGGGCGTGCTCGGTTCCATCGGCCACACCCAGCCGCGGCGGCTCGCCGCGCGGACGGTCGGCGACCGCATCGCCGAGGAGCTCGGCACCGAGCTCGGCGAGACCGTCGGCTACAAGGTGCGCTTCACCGACCGGTCGAGCGACGGCACGCTCGTGAAGCTGATGACCGACGGCATCCTGCTCGCCGAGATCCAGACCGACCGGCTTTTGCGCCAGTACGACACGCTGATCATCGACGAGGCGCACGAGCGCAGCCTGAACATCGACTTCCTCCTCGGCTACGTCCGGGAGATCCTGCCCCGGCGCCCCGACCTCAAGGTGATCATCACCTCGGCGACGATCGACCCGGAGCGGTTCTCCGCGCACTTCGGGGACGCGCCGATCGTGGAGGTGTCCGGGCGCACCTATCCGGTCGAGGTCAGGTACCGTCCCGTCACCGACCCGGACGACCCGTCCGCCGACCCCGACCGCGACCAGGTCCAGGCGATCGTCGACGCGGTCGACGAGCTCGGCCGCGAGGGGCCCGGCGACGTCCTGGTGTTCCTCAGCGGCGAGCGGGAGATCCGCGACACCGCCGACGCGCTCACCAAGCACTTCACCCGGCAGCGGGGGACCACCGAGGTCCTGCCGCTGTACGCGCGGCTGTCGTCGGCCGAGCAGCACCGGGTGTTCCAGCAGCACCGCGGCCGGCGGGTCGTGCTCGCCACCAACGTCGCGGAGACGTCGCTGACGGTCCCCGGCATCAAGTACGTCGTCGACCCCGGCACCGCGCGCATCTCCCGCTACAGCCACCGGCTGAAGGTGCAGCGGCTCCCGATCGAGCCGGTCTCGCAGGCGTCGGCGAACCAGCGCAAGGGCCGCTGCGGCCGCGTCTCCGAGGGCGTGTGCATCCGGCTGTACTCCGAGGAGGACTTCGAGTCCCGCCCGGAGTTCACCGAGCCGGAGATCCTGCGGACCAACCTCGCGTCGGTCATCCTGCAGATGACCGCGCTCGGCCTCGGCGACATCGCCGCGTTCCCGTTCGTGGAGCCGCCGGACCGCCGCAACGTCAAGGCAGGCGTGGACCTGCTGCACGAGCTCGGCGCGATCGACCCGGCCGAGAAGGACCCGCGCAAGCGCCTCACCGAGCTCGGCCGCCGGCTCGCTCAGCTGCCCGTCGACCCGCGGCTCGGGCGCATGATCCTGGAGGCCGACCGTAACGGCTGCGTCCGCGAGGTGCTGATCATCGCGGCGGCGCTGTCCATCCAGGACCCGCGCGAGCGTCCCGCCGAGAACCAGCAGGCCGCCGACGACCGGCACCGCCGGTTCGCCGACCCCGGCTCCGACTTCCTGGCCTACCTGAACCTGTGGAACTACCTGCGCGAGCAGCAGGCGGAGTTGTCGGGCAGCGCGTTCCGCCGCATGTGCAAGAACGAGTTCCTGCACTACCTGCGCATCCGCGAGTGGCAGGACCTGCACGGCCAGCTCAAGCAGGTCGCCAAGTCGCTCGGCGTCACACTGAACACCGCCGACGCGCCGCCCGACCGCATCCACACCTCGCTGCTCGCCGGCCTGCTCTCCCACATCGGCCTGATGGACGTCGACAAGAAGGAGAAGCAGCGCCGCGGGCAGGAGTACCTCGGCGCCCGGGGCGCGAAGTTCGCGGTGTTCCCGGGGTCGGCGCTGTTCAAGAAGCCGCCGCGCTGGGTGATGTCGGCGGAGCTGGTCGAGACGTCCCGGCTGTGGGGGCGGATCAACACCAGGATCGAGCCCGAGTGGGTCGAGCCCCTCGCGCAGCACCTGGTGAAGCGCAACTACAGCGAGCCGCACTGGTCGAAGAAGCAGGCGGCCGTCATGGCGCGCGAGAAGGTCACCCTCTACGGGGTCCCGATCGTCGCCGACCGCCGCGTCAACTACGGCTCCATCGACCCGGCGCTGGCGCGCGAGCTGTTCATCCGGCACGCGCTCGTCGAGGGCGACTGGGAGACCCACCACCGGTTCTTCCACGACAACCGCGCACTGCTGGACGAGGTGGAGGAGCTGGAGCACCGCGCCCGGCGCCGCGACATCCTCGTCGACGACGAGACCCTCTTCGACTTCTACGACGCGCGGATCCCCGAGGACGTCGTCTCCGGGCGGCACTTCGACGCCTGGTGGAAGAAGGCCCGGCGCGCCGACCCCGACCTGCTCGGGTTCGAGAAGTCGATGCTCATCAACGAGTCCGCGGGCGGCGTGAGCGAGTCCGACTACCCGGACGCGTGGCAGCAGGGAGCGCTGCGGCTGCGCCTCACCTACCAGTTCGAGCCGGGCGCCGACGCCGACGGCGTCACCGTGCACATCCCCGTCCAGGTCCTCAACCAGGTGCGGCCGGCCGGTTTCGACTGGCAGGTGCCGGGCCTGCGGACCGAACTGGTCACCGAGCTGATCCGGTCGCTGCCGAAGCAGCTGCGCGTCAACTTCGTCCCGGCGCCCGACTACGCCCGCAAGATCCTCGACCGTGTCGCGCCGCGCACCGAGCCCCTGCTGGACGCCCTGGAGCGCGAGCTGACCGCGATGACGAGCGTGCCGGTCGCGCGGGAGGCGTGGGACCCGTCCCGGCTGCCCGCCCACCTGCGCATCACGTTCCGGGTCGTGGACGCGGCGGGACGGACCCTCGGCGAGGGCACCGACCTGGACGGACTGAAACGCCGCCTCGCCGGGAAGGTGCGCGGGACGCTGTCCAAGGCGGCGGCGACGATCGAGCGGTCCGGCCTCACCGAGTGGACGATCGGCGAGCTGCCCCGCACGTACGAGCGCAACCAGGCCGGCTACGACGTCAAGGCCTATCCCGCGCTCACCGACGAGGGCGACACCGTCGCCGTCCGCATGTACGAGACGGAGGCCGAGCAGCGCCGCGCGATGTGGCTCGGCACGCGGCGGCTGATCCTGCTGAACGCGCCGTCACCGGTGAAGCTCATCCAGGGCCGCCTGACCAACCAGGGCAAGCTGGCGCTCAGCCACAACCCGCACGGATCCGTCGCGGCCCTGTTCGACGACTGCGTCACCGCCGCCGCCGACCGGCTCATCGCCGAGGCGGGCGGGCCCGCGTGGGACGAGGACGGCTTCCGCGCCCTCTACGACCGGGTCCGCGCCGACCTGCACGATGCGACGGCCCAGATCGTCGGCCTTGTCGAGCGGATCCTGGCCGAGGCGCACGAGATCGACCGGCGGCTGCGCGGCACGGCGAGCCTCACCCTCGTGCCCGCGCTCACCGACGTCCGCGGCCATCTCGGCACGCTGGTGCGGCCGGGATTCGTCACCGCGACCGGCTGGGCCCGGCTGCCGGATCTGCCGCGCTACCTGCGCGCGCTGCAGGTCAGGCTCGACAAGCTCCCCGAGAACCCGGGACGCGACCGCATGCTCGCGCACCAGGTCGAGGTCCTCGCGCAGGAGTACGAGCAGGCGCTGCGCCGACTCCACCCCTCCCGCCGCGACGAGGAGCCGGCCCGGCAGGTCCGCTGGATGCTGGAGGAGTTGCGGGTCAGCCTCTTCGCCCAGCAGCTCGGCACCCGCTTCCCCGTCTCCGACAAGCGCATCCGCAAGGCGATGGCCCAGCTCTAGGCGGGGGTACGCGCGAACAGCTCCAGATGCCCGCATCGGCGGCACCGCAGGGCGTCGATCTGCCACCGAGGCCGGCCCATGCGCTTCGCGCCGCCGAGCAGGCCCTTCTCCAGCGGGCCGAGGATCCAGCGGGCGTAGCCCTTGGAGGACTCGCCCGAGTCCTCGATGAAGCCCTGTTCGAGGTCGTCGCCCTCGCACTGCGTGCACGTCGGCTGCGTCATGCCGGGAGGGTAACGGGTCGGGCCGCCAGGGGAGCGGCGGACCCGCACATGATCATATTCGGGTGATACTGGGACATGGCCTTGCGGGAGTACTACCCACCGATCGAGCCGTACGAGTCCGGGCTGCTGGACGTCGGCGACGGCAACCGCGTCCACTGGGAGGTCTGCGGCAATCCGGACGGACTGCCGGCGGTGTTCCTGCACGGCGGGCCCGGTGGCGGGGTCCTGCCCGACCACCGGCGGTTCTTCGACCCGTCCCGGTACCGCGTCGTCCTGTTCGACCAGCGCAACTGCGGCCGGAGCCTGCCCGGAGCCGGGGACCCGGCGGTGCCGCTCGACCACAACACCACGCCGCACCTGGTGGCCGACATCGAGCGCCTGCGCGAGCACCTGTCGATCGAACGCTGGCTCGTGTTCGGCGGCAGCTGGGGGAGCACCCTCGCGCTCGCGTACGCGCAGGCGCATCCCGACCGGGTCAGCGCGATGGTGCTGCGCGGCATCTACCTCGTCCGTCCGTGGGACGAGGCGTGGGGGCTGGCCCCGACCGGCGCGGCGCGGCTCTTCCCGGCCGAGTGGGCGGCGTTCCGTGACGCGATCCCGCCCGCCGAGCAGGACGACCTGCTCGCCGCCTACGGGCGCCGGGCCGGCGACCCGGACCCGGCCGTCCACGTCCCCGCCGCCCGCGCCTGGGGCGCGTGGGAGCTGGCGGCCAACACTCTCCTGCCCGTCCCGGCGCCGGACCTGGACGACGCGGTGCTGGTGGCCTTCGCCCGCATCATGCTCCACTACATCGCGAACGGGGGCTTCCTCCCGGCCGGGGGGCTGCTCGCGGGAGTGGACCGCGTCCGGCACATCCCCGCCGTGATCGTGAACGGGCGCTACGACATGAAGACACCGCTGGAGCAGGCGTGGGAGCTGCACCGCGCGTGGCCGGAGGCGGAATTCCACATCGTCGAGGACGCCGGGCACGGCGGCGGCGAGCCCGGTACGCGCGACCGCCTCATCGAGGCCGCCGACGCCTTCGCCGCTCACTTTCCTGCGAAGTGGGCGCCTCCACATGTACCACCCAAGTCACTGCAGTGACGCGCGGGGGTGCGTAAGGTTCATTCCATGCCTAACAGCGAAGAGCGCGACAATAGCGGCCCCTTGGGGGCGGCCGCGGCTCCCCAGCGCGCGGTCTCCGAAGGCTCGGCGGACGAGGGCACGGGATCCAGGGCGCCCGTCGAGACCGTGGTCGCGCGCATGGGCGACCCGGTCACGGTCTGGCCGTGCGCCAACTGCGGGCGGCCCGTCCCGCAGCCGGTCGGTGCCGCCCGCACCGTCCGCTACTGCCAGGACAACGACGGCGCCTGCGCCCGCGAGGCGCGCGAGCGCCGCGACCGCGGCCGGGACGCGCCGGGCCTCACCGGGCAGGTCGCGTCGGCGTGGGAGATCGTCGAGCGGATGGAGCGGGCCGCCGACGCGCTCGCCGACTCACTGACCTCCGAGCTGAGCGTCGCCGGCGTGGAGCGCCGTGTCGCCGAGGTGCGCGCCGAGGCCGCCCGCGAGCTCGCCATCGCGCAGAGCGAGCGCGACGCCTCCCAGCGCAAGGCTGAGGAGGCGTGGCACGAGGCCGTCTCGGCCCGCAAGCGTGCCGAGACGGCCGAGGGAGACGCCGGGCGCGCCCGCGAGGAGGCCAAGCTCGCCACCGCCAAGCGCGACGCCGCGCAGCAGGCGTGGGAGGAGGCCCACCAGATCGCGCAGCAGTCCATGACGGCCAAGCTCGCCGCCGAGAGCGAGCGCGACCGGGTCGCGGCCCGCGAGGCCGAGCTGCTCGCCGCGCTGGAGGCCGCCCGGGCCGAGCTCGTCGGCCTGCACGCCAAGCTCGCCGAGTCGGAGGGCGCCGCCGAGGCACAGCGCGTGGAGGCCGCGGTCGCCAAGCAGGGCGCCGAGGACCTGCGCAACGCCATGCGCGACACCGAGGCCCAGCGGCAGCGGGCCATGCAGGCCGCCAGCAAGGCCGAGGCCGAGCGCACCACCGCCATGCGCGCCCAGTCGGAGGCCGAGGCGGAGCTCGTCCGCGCGGGCGCCCGGGCCGACGAGGCCGCCAAGGAGCGCGACGCCGCGCTGGCGCAGGCCGCGGCCGCGACGGCCGAGCGGGACGAGCTGAACACCAAGGTCAACGACCAGGCGGTGCAGCTGCGGCAGCTGTCGCAGTCGGTCGCCGAGCAGCAGGCCGCGCTCACCGCCCTCGCCGAGGAGCGCGACGCCGCCCGCGCCGAGGCCGACCGCGCCCGCCGCCAGATCGACCAGCTCACCCACAACACGCTGTCGTCGAACTTCCCGCCCGGCGGGCGGATGTCGGGCGGCGGCCACCCGTCGCCCCCGCCCGGGCCGCCTCCCTCGGGTGCCCCCGGCACCGCCCCGGCGCCCGGCATGCCGCCGGGCCCGCCCCCGATCGGCGGCCCCTTCCCGGGCGGCTCCCCGATGCCCCCCGGCGCGCCCGTCCCCCTCGGGGCGCCCGTACCGAACCTGCCGTCCGCCGCGAACGGGACGCCGGGCTCGACCACGGGCGGCCATCCCGCTCCCGGCGGGATGCCCCTGCCCCAGGTCCGCCCCGTCAACGGCGCGGACCGGGAGGACCCGCTGTTCACCGGTCACTGACCGCCCAGGCCCGGACGGCCGCGCCGTCCGGGCTCAGCCGAGGCCGGCCACCAGGACCAGCGCCAGCGCCAGCGCCGCCACCGAGGCGGACACCAGGACCTGCTCGCGCTCCCTCGCCGCGGTCCGCCGCGGCGTGAGAACCCGCCGATGGCTCCTGCCCATGTCCATCGCGGCGCGGCGGGCGCGCTCCCAGTAAGCCCCCGTGTACACGGCCAGCACCGCCAGCCCCACGATGAGTAATCCGTCTCCGCGCATCGATCTGCCTCCCGTTTTCCGCGGAAGCTCAGATTGAACAGCGGTTCCGGTGCGATTGACAGTGTCGGACGACACAGATCGCCGAATCGGCCGGACCCGGGCGGCCCCGCCGTCACATCGTCGGCCGGAGCGTCAGCGCCCGAACGTCTCGGGATCGACCTCGATCCAGATCTGCTCGGCGCGGCCCAGCAGCCGCCCGTCGGCCCCGTACAGGGCGGTCGCCGCGTGCATCTTGCGGCCCTCGCGGCTGCGCGCGAACCCCATCACCACGCACCGCTCACCGGCCTCCGGCACGTCCATGACCTGCGCCGTCATCGTGCCGAGCACCGCAGGGCGGCCCGCCACGTCGAACGACCAGCCGCCGGGGCAGTCAAGCGCGGCCCACACCAGCTCACGCTCGGGGACCCGCTCGGGGATCCACGGCGTCGCGACGGTGCCCTCGGCCACGGGCCCCGGTTCGAGCCGCAGCCCGTCGCCGGGTTCGCGGTCCGGCCCGCACACGAAGCAGCCCGGGAACGGGTGGTTCTCCGCCGCCCGGTACTTCTCCGCCGCCTTCAGCGCCTCCTCGAACGGGACGGCCGCGATGGGCGGTACCACGATCGCCCCCGCGAGCGCCTCGGCGATGAGCCGCTCGCCGTCCCACAGCCGCGCGCTGTGCCCGCGCTCGTCCTCCACCGTGACGGTGAGCTCGATGTCCAGCGGCGGCGGCCGCCGCAGCGTCACGGTCACCGTGTCGATCGGCACCCGCCCCGCCAGGCGCCCCGCCACGTACCCGCCGTTCCCCGACCCGTCCGGCCCGTGGAACCGCCTCTCGATGATCACTTCATGTCCCCCGTGCTCACTTCCACCACACCAAAACGGGACCGATCATATTGAGCCCCACCGACATCCCACCCCCCGGGGGTAGCCGGGCACCGCCCCGCTAGACGGCCCGGGAAGGCTGCGGCCTGCCCGGACGGGTGGTGAAGAAGACCGAGAGGGAGCCGCGCAGCCGTGCCCGGACGGTGTCCTCGTCGACGGGGCCGTCCGCGGGGACGGGGGTCCGGTCGAGGGCGCGGGCGATGAGCAGGTCGACGTTGCGGTCGGCGACGAGGACGGAGCACGTGTCGCACCCGTACCAGGGGTAGAGCATGTTGAGGACCGCCACGGCGGTGTCGTCGTCCGACAGGTGCGTGGTGTCCAGCTCGACCTCGAACATGTCGGTGTCGTCGGGGTCGAGCGTGGGGTAGTAGAGCCAGCGCGGCGCGGCCGCGCCGCAGAAGTCGCATGCCTGGTCGGGTGGAGCGGGCTCGCCGACCGCGAGCTCGAGCTCGTGGTCCCACGGCTCCACCCGCCGGTTGTGGCGGTAGCCGACGCCGTCGAGCGAACCCTCGCGGTTGTGCGTCACGTCGTGCACCTCGCCGCCGCAGCGGGCGCACATGAAGCCGAGGTCCTCCATGTCCCTCCCCGATCGCTGAGGCACCGGCTCTCACAGTATCCGGCCGGACGCCTCGCTCGTACCAGGCGGCGGCGTTCGGGTACGTTGAGGGTCCTTCACCGACGCATCCGCCCCGGCGACCCCGGTCTCCCGCGTCCGCACGCCGCATATCCCCCCGCGTGCCCTCATTTCGCGCTCTCGAACGGAGGCCCCGTGCCCGACGTCGTGCTGAACGCCGACAAGATCGATCTGGTGCGCGAGCGGCGGACGCTGCTCGACAGCGTCACGCTGACGGTGCTGCGCGGCGAGCACTGGGCGCTGATCGGCCCGAACGGGGCCGGCAAGAGCACGCTGCTCGGCATCCTCGGCGCCTACACCCACCCGACGCGCGGCACCGCGGAGATCCTCGGGCGCCGGCTCGGCCGCGTGGACGTCCAGGAGCTGCGCAGGCTGATCGGCCAGGTCAACCCGCGCCACCCCCTGGAGTCGTCGCGGACGGTGCGCGAGATCGTCCTGACCGGGGTGACGGGCACGATCGAGCTCGTCCCGCGCTGGACGCCGGACGAGGAGGACCTGCGCCGGGCGGACGAGCTGATCGCACTGATGGGCCTCACGCCCCGCACGGACGCCCGCTGGCCGAACCTGTCGCAGGGGGAGCGGGGCCGCACGCTGATCGCGCGGGCGCTGATGCCCGACCCGCCGCTGCTGCTGCTCGACGAGCCCGCCACGGGCCTGGACGTCGCCGCCCGGGAGCGGCTGCTCGCCGGCCTCGACCAGCTGCGCGCCGAGCGGCCCGACCTGACCACCGTGCTCGTCACGCACCATCTGGAGGAGCTGCCCGTCAGCACCAGCCACGCGCTGCTGCTGCGCGAGGGTCAGGTGCTCGCCTCAGGAGCGGCCGACGACGTCCTCACGACCGAGCTGGTCAGCGCGTGCTTCGACCATCCGATCGCGATCAGCCGGCACCACGGGCGCTGGGCCGCGACCGCCGGTCCGGCCTGACCGGGCGTCCCCGCCCGGCGGTTCCCGGCTGGGGCCTGTCTCGAAGTGGCCTCGGTCAAGCGCGCGAACGCGTGACCTGGCCGGTGGAGCGATGCCGGAGGCGAGCGGAGCCGGGCAGATCGCGAAGCGATGCCGCGTTCGCCCAGTACCGGTCACGTAGCGAGCCGCCAGGCGAGCGAAGTGGGCCGGGACTTTGAAACACAGCCGCCAGGCGAGCTACGTGGGCCGGGACTTCGAAACACGGCTAAGCGCCGGCGACGCGGTGCCGGGCCAGGTGGGCAAGCACCGACTGGTTCGCCTCCCACCCGTCCGGGAACTTGACCGGCACGCCGAGGTGCACCGGCTCGGCGGACGGATGCGCGTCCAGCAGTTCGGGGATGCCCGCCCGCGCCACCACGACGCACGCGTGGCGGTGCCGCGACGCCAGCACGCACAGCCGCCCCGACTCCAGGTGGAACGCGGTCGCGTCGCGGCGCCCCGACAGCGGGTGCAGCACGACCGTCACGTCGTACTCGCGGCCCTGGAGCCGGTTGGCGGTGTCGACGGTGATGCCCGCGCCGTGCGGCCCGAGCGCGGCGCGGATCGCGGTGACCTGGTCGCGGTGGGCCGCGCCGATCGCGACGCGCGCGGCGTCCACCGGGGCGGAGCCCAGCTCGGAGTGGGCGACGGGCCCGCGTTGCAGCAGCCGGACGGCGAGCGCCGCCGTCGCGCGGACGGCCTCGGCGTCGGTGCGCAGCGTGTGCCGGGCGGGCAGCTCGTAGAGGGCCCAGCCGGTGTCCGCCGCCTCTTCGAGCGCGTGGTCGTAGGTGGTGCCCATGCCCCGCGCGGCGAACTCCAGCCTCCGGTCGCCCGGCCCCGTCCCCGCGCGGAAACCGGTGAACGGGTAGAACGCCTCCGACACCACCGGCGCCGCCGACGCGGGCAGCCGCCAGGACACCGGCAGCCGGTGGACGGGAAGGTCGGGGTTGTGGGCGAGCAGGACCGACACGGCACTGCGCATCGGGTCCCAGGTCAGGCCCGCCCAGCGTTCGACCTCGACGGTGGAGAACGGGTCGAGCTGGCCGGGGTCGCCGACGAACAGCGCCCGCTCGAACCTCCCGGCGATGCGCAGCAGCAGGTCCGAGCGCATCTGGTAGGCCTCGTCCACGATCGCCCACGGCCACGACCCGTCCGACAGCGTCGCCCACTTCGCGCCCGTCGCGATGACGACGGTGTGCTCGGCGAGGTCGTCGGCCTTCTGCGTGACCCGCACCGACGGGTGCGCCATGACCCGCTCGGACGGCACGTAGCCCGACGCCGACAGCCGCCCGAGCGTGATGCCGGGATGCTTGGCGGCGATCCGGTCGATGAGGTCGTCGACCTGCTCGTTGGTCTGCGCCACGATCATCAGCCGCTCGCCGGCCTCGGCGAGGTGCGCGGCCGCGCGGACCACCAGCGTCGACTTGCCCGCGCCCGGCGGGGAGTCGACCACCACGCCGCGGTGCCCGCCGCCGAGGTCGGCCAGCACGCCGTCGACGACCCGCGCCGCGGCGTCGCCCGGACCGAGGGACGGCTCCGGGTCCCGCGCCGCCACCGGCGCCAGATGGCGGCCCGCGGGGCCGGTCACGACCATTCCTCTTCGGCGTCCTCGTCGGCCGGCACGTACTCGGCGGGCGGCCCGCCGTGCGTCCACGGCGTGTCCTCCCGGTCGGGGAACCTCGCCGCGCCGAACGAGCCCTCCGTCAGCGAGGTGAAGCACACCCGGTCGCCGACCGCGGGGACGGCGCCCGCCTCCGGGGTGAGCTTGCGGCCCATACCGCCGGTCAGCTCCACCAGCACCCCGCCGTCGTCCAACTCCACGATCCTCCCCTTGAGCGCCGGTCTGGCGGCACTGCACACGGTCGTGCCGACGTCGAGCCGCACCGGGTCCCGCGTGCCGACCCGCAGCAGCGGGCGCAGCTTCGGCCGCTTGCCCGTCTCGTCCAGCCGGGTGGGGTCGCACTCGGTGACCGTCCCGCCGAACGCCTGGCCGGCCAGCCGGTGCTCGGCCATCACCAG encodes:
- a CDS encoding AAA family ATPase — translated: MAARDPEPSLGPGDAAARVVDGVLADLGGGHRGVVVDSPPGAGKSTLVVRAAAHLAEAGERLMIVAQTNEQVDDLIDRIAAKHPGITLGRLSASGYVPSERVMAHPSVRVTQKADDLAEHTVVIATGAKWATLSDGSWPWAIVDEAYQMRSDLLLRIAGRFERALFVGDPGQLDPFSTVEVERWAGLTWDPMRSAVSVLLAHNPDLPVHRLPVSWRLPASAAPVVSEAFYPFTGFRAGTGPGDRRLEFAARGMGTTYDHALEEAADTGWALYELPARHTLRTDAEAVRATAALAVRLLQRGPVAHSELGSAPVDAARVAIGAAHRDQVTAIRAALGPHGAGITVDTANRLQGREYDVTVVLHPLSGRRDATAFHLESGRLCVLASRHRHACVVVARAGIPELLDAHPSAEPVHLGVPVKFPDGWEANQSVLAHLARHRVAGA
- the hrpA gene encoding ATP-dependent RNA helicase HrpA; this encodes MGTSVESPLAGLRARLPQLMVRDQHRLRRRIDGVQKMRDAGRRARVAEEIAAEVETAERRVERRRLAVPAITYPAQLPVSQKKDDILAAIRDHQVVIVAGETGSGKTTQIPKICLELGRGVLGSIGHTQPRRLAARTVGDRIAEELGTELGETVGYKVRFTDRSSDGTLVKLMTDGILLAEIQTDRLLRQYDTLIIDEAHERSLNIDFLLGYVREILPRRPDLKVIITSATIDPERFSAHFGDAPIVEVSGRTYPVEVRYRPVTDPDDPSADPDRDQVQAIVDAVDELGREGPGDVLVFLSGEREIRDTADALTKHFTRQRGTTEVLPLYARLSSAEQHRVFQQHRGRRVVLATNVAETSLTVPGIKYVVDPGTARISRYSHRLKVQRLPIEPVSQASANQRKGRCGRVSEGVCIRLYSEEDFESRPEFTEPEILRTNLASVILQMTALGLGDIAAFPFVEPPDRRNVKAGVDLLHELGAIDPAEKDPRKRLTELGRRLAQLPVDPRLGRMILEADRNGCVREVLIIAAALSIQDPRERPAENQQAADDRHRRFADPGSDFLAYLNLWNYLREQQAELSGSAFRRMCKNEFLHYLRIREWQDLHGQLKQVAKSLGVTLNTADAPPDRIHTSLLAGLLSHIGLMDVDKKEKQRRGQEYLGARGAKFAVFPGSALFKKPPRWVMSAELVETSRLWGRINTRIEPEWVEPLAQHLVKRNYSEPHWSKKQAAVMAREKVTLYGVPIVADRRVNYGSIDPALARELFIRHALVEGDWETHHRFFHDNRALLDEVEELEHRARRRDILVDDETLFDFYDARIPEDVVSGRHFDAWWKKARRADPDLLGFEKSMLINESAGGVSESDYPDAWQQGALRLRLTYQFEPGADADGVTVHIPVQVLNQVRPAGFDWQVPGLRTELVTELIRSLPKQLRVNFVPAPDYARKILDRVAPRTEPLLDALERELTAMTSVPVAREAWDPSRLPAHLRITFRVVDAAGRTLGEGTDLDGLKRRLAGKVRGTLSKAAATIERSGLTEWTIGELPRTYERNQAGYDVKAYPALTDEGDTVAVRMYETEAEQRRAMWLGTRRLILLNAPSPVKLIQGRLTNQGKLALSHNPHGSVAALFDDCVTAAADRLIAEAGGPAWDEDGFRALYDRVRADLHDATAQIVGLVERILAEAHEIDRRLRGTASLTLVPALTDVRGHLGTLVRPGFVTATGWARLPDLPRYLRALQVRLDKLPENPGRDRMLAHQVEVLAQEYEQALRRLHPSRRDEEPARQVRWMLEELRVSLFAQQLGTRFPVSDKRIRKAMAQL
- a CDS encoding chromosome segregation ATPase, whose protein sequence is MPNSEERDNSGPLGAAAAPQRAVSEGSADEGTGSRAPVETVVARMGDPVTVWPCANCGRPVPQPVGAARTVRYCQDNDGACAREARERRDRGRDAPGLTGQVASAWEIVERMERAADALADSLTSELSVAGVERRVAEVRAEAARELAIAQSERDASQRKAEEAWHEAVSARKRAETAEGDAGRAREEAKLATAKRDAAQQAWEEAHQIAQQSMTAKLAAESERDRVAAREAELLAALEAARAELVGLHAKLAESEGAAEAQRVEAAVAKQGAEDLRNAMRDTEAQRQRAMQAASKAEAERTTAMRAQSEAEAELVRAGARADEAAKERDAALAQAAAATAERDELNTKVNDQAVQLRQLSQSVAEQQAALTALAEERDAARAEADRARRQIDQLTHNTLSSNFPPGGRMSGGGHPSPPPGPPPSGAPGTAPAPGMPPGPPPIGGPFPGGSPMPPGAPVPLGAPVPNLPSAANGTPGSTTGGHPAPGGMPLPQVRPVNGADREDPLFTGH
- a CDS encoding ABC transporter ATP-binding protein; translated protein: MPDVVLNADKIDLVRERRTLLDSVTLTVLRGEHWALIGPNGAGKSTLLGILGAYTHPTRGTAEILGRRLGRVDVQELRRLIGQVNPRHPLESSRTVREIVLTGVTGTIELVPRWTPDEEDLRRADELIALMGLTPRTDARWPNLSQGERGRTLIARALMPDPPLLLLDEPATGLDVAARERLLAGLDQLRAERPDLTTVLVTHHLEELPVSTSHALLLREGQVLASGAADDVLTTELVSACFDHPIAISRHHGRWAATAGPA
- the pip gene encoding prolyl aminopeptidase, which translates into the protein MREYYPPIEPYESGLLDVGDGNRVHWEVCGNPDGLPAVFLHGGPGGGVLPDHRRFFDPSRYRVVLFDQRNCGRSLPGAGDPAVPLDHNTTPHLVADIERLREHLSIERWLVFGGSWGSTLALAYAQAHPDRVSAMVLRGIYLVRPWDEAWGLAPTGAARLFPAEWAAFRDAIPPAEQDDLLAAYGRRAGDPDPAVHVPAARAWGAWELAANTLLPVPAPDLDDAVLVAFARIMLHYIANGGFLPAGGLLAGVDRVRHIPAVIVNGRYDMKTPLEQAWELHRAWPEAEFHIVEDAGHGGGEPGTRDRLIEAADAFAAHFPAKWAPPHVPPKSLQ